The proteins below come from a single Natranaerofaba carboxydovora genomic window:
- a CDS encoding S1C family serine protease, with the protein MSLFDEFENKSTSRFKSLILPLFFGIIIGGIMLAIILPPVVVSRFEAQLEENLDTNTKQNQDEQISKEKKEELADIVEGEEKIWPFNDEEEDYQDTPVVRAANAVMPSVVGVSTDRVGAFGQQQELEGAGSGIIVDSDGYVVTNYHVIQHANEIYINIEEGDDERAEVIGTDQESDLALLKIEKSGLPAVEFGDSDELVRGELAVAIGNPLGLDFQRSVTSGVISAPDRTMLIENDYVELVQTDAAINPGNSGGPLVNAKGEVIGINSVKIQAHGVEGMGFAIPSNLVQDVVEELRDQGYVERPWLGIIVEEVDPFAPIPGMRIAEVENGSPADEAGLQRGDIILKMEDEEVQTLAELRKIRDQYEIGDEITITVMRGQEEVELDLVLGSPRN; encoded by the coding sequence ATGAGTTTATTTGATGAGTTTGAAAACAAATCCACCAGTCGCTTCAAATCTTTAATTTTACCCTTGTTCTTTGGAATAATAATTGGTGGTATAATGCTTGCTATTATTTTGCCGCCTGTAGTAGTTAGTAGATTTGAAGCCCAGCTAGAAGAAAATCTGGACACAAATACAAAACAAAACCAAGATGAACAAATTTCAAAAGAGAAAAAAGAAGAACTTGCAGATATTGTAGAAGGAGAAGAAAAGATTTGGCCATTTAATGATGAGGAAGAAGATTATCAGGATACTCCTGTTGTTAGAGCTGCAAATGCTGTGATGCCATCAGTGGTTGGAGTTTCAACTGATAGAGTAGGTGCTTTTGGGCAACAGCAAGAATTAGAAGGTGCAGGATCAGGAATTATTGTCGATTCAGATGGATACGTAGTTACTAACTATCACGTTATTCAACATGCTAATGAAATATATATAAACATAGAAGAGGGGGATGATGAAAGAGCTGAAGTAATAGGAACTGACCAGGAATCTGACCTTGCTCTTCTAAAAATTGAAAAAAGTGGGTTGCCTGCTGTAGAATTTGGTGACTCCGATGAACTTGTAAGGGGTGAGCTAGCAGTAGCCATAGGGAATCCTTTGGGTCTTGACTTTCAACGTTCGGTGACTTCTGGTGTTATCAGTGCCCCTGACAGGACCATGCTAATTGAAAATGATTACGTAGAATTGGTCCAGACTGATGCTGCAATAAACCCAGGTAATAGTGGAGGGCCTCTTGTAAATGCAAAAGGGGAGGTTATTGGTATAAACAGTGTAAAAATACAGGCTCATGGAGTTGAAGGGATGGGGTTTGCTATTCCTTCTAACTTAGTGCAAGATGTTGTGGAAGAATTAAGAGATCAGGGATACGTTGAAAGACCGTGGCTAGGGATCATTGTTGAGGAAGTAGATCCCTTTGCTCCAATACCAGGTATGCGTATAGCGGAGGTGGAAAATGGAAGTCCGGCAGATGAAGCAGGTTTACAAAGAGGAGATATTATTTTGAAGATGGAGGATGAAGAAGTGCAAACCTTAGCAGAACTTAGGAAAATTAGAGATCAATACGAAATAGGTGATGAAATAACTATAACTGTTATGAGAGGACAGGAAGAAGTTGAATTAGATCTTGTTTTAGGCAGTCCAAGGAACTAA
- a CDS encoding MBL fold metallo-hydrolase yields MFKVKVLASGSNGNSIFIEGHNTKILIDAGLSGKFIENKLKELNVDPNELSGILVSHEHKDHVTGVGVFSRRYDIPVYATKRTWEQLKSMIGEINHQNERELHKGGFELNDIYVAPFPVSHDALDPVGFNLMVNNIKISIATDCGVFSSVMKDRLKGSNCLIIESNHDPELLKKGPYPLFLKKRIRSVKGHLSNDDLAEKLGDIVTSNTDNIVLAHLSEENNKPDLAFNCIKNSMVFNGISAGETNLMVADRKNGTSLIQVEG; encoded by the coding sequence ATGTTTAAAGTAAAAGTTCTAGCAAGTGGCAGTAATGGTAATTCAATATTTATTGAAGGTCATAATACTAAAATACTTATTGATGCTGGTCTATCTGGTAAATTTATAGAAAATAAATTGAAAGAATTAAACGTTGACCCAAATGAGCTTTCAGGAATCTTGGTTTCTCATGAGCACAAAGATCATGTGACCGGAGTAGGAGTTTTTAGCAGGAGATATGATATACCAGTATATGCAACAAAGAGAACGTGGGAACAACTAAAATCAATGATTGGTGAAATTAACCATCAAAATGAAAGAGAATTACATAAAGGTGGGTTTGAACTAAATGATATATATGTAGCACCTTTTCCGGTATCGCACGATGCTTTGGACCCGGTTGGCTTTAACTTAATGGTTAATAATATAAAGATAAGCATAGCAACTGATTGTGGAGTTTTTAGTAGTGTTATGAAAGATAGACTAAAAGGGTCTAATTGTTTGATCATTGAGTCCAACCATGATCCAGAATTATTAAAGAAAGGGCCATATCCTCTTTTTTTAAAAAAAAGAATCAGGAGCGTAAAAGGTCATTTGTCAAATGATGATTTGGCTGAAAAACTTGGAGATATTGTAACATCAAACACAGATAATATTGTATTAGCCCACCTTAGTGAAGAAAACAATAAACCTGACTTGGCTTTTAATTGTATAAAGAACTCAATGGTGTTTAACGGTATATCAGCAGGTGAAACCAATTTGATGGTTGCAGATAGAAAAAATGGAACTTCATTAATTCAAGTGGAAGGTTAA
- a CDS encoding DUF362 domain-containing protein, whose translation MAKNQIYFADARANEFDYNHSFVAKFEEILNRIDLSNYFDEKEYVAVKTHFGSYGAHRIIRPIFIRKVVEKIKEHGGQPFVTDTVRIPGLEYLEVANMEGLNHLSVGAPMVLADGIFGQDKINVKAGDILGEIGIASTIYNSPSMIVISHCKGHIGSGYGGAIKNLGMGAISCRNDCGHAERGRIHFAQNISLEWDKEKCTYCERCIEVCPHEAIYKDDSTENIEVNYEICVKCGRCARVCKEEALTLPQSEERFQKGLAEAAYAAVSTFQKGKILYINFILEVQPECDCMPMADTPVVQDQGVLVSDDIVAIEKATLDILKEAELLPESKGYEKEVKKEEEPLAAINEKHPQWHIDHAEELGMGTKDYELIKIDQKLKKEDDKKNKK comes from the coding sequence ATGGCAAAAAATCAAATCTATTTTGCTGATGCAAGAGCAAATGAATTTGATTATAATCACAGTTTTGTTGCTAAGTTTGAAGAAATATTAAATCGAATTGATTTATCTAATTATTTTGATGAAAAAGAATATGTGGCAGTGAAGACACACTTTGGGTCTTATGGTGCACACAGGATAATAAGGCCTATATTTATAAGAAAAGTTGTGGAAAAAATAAAAGAACATGGTGGACAGCCGTTTGTAACTGATACGGTTAGAATACCCGGTCTTGAATATTTGGAAGTAGCAAATATGGAAGGTTTAAATCACCTTTCTGTTGGAGCTCCTATGGTGCTTGCAGACGGTATTTTCGGACAAGACAAAATTAATGTAAAAGCAGGTGACATACTGGGCGAGATCGGAATTGCTTCAACTATATATAATTCTCCCTCGATGATAGTTATATCACACTGCAAAGGGCATATAGGGTCAGGATATGGTGGGGCGATAAAAAACTTGGGAATGGGTGCAATAAGCTGTAGGAATGATTGCGGTCACGCTGAAAGAGGAAGAATTCACTTTGCTCAAAATATCAGTCTTGAATGGGATAAAGAAAAATGTACTTATTGTGAAAGATGTATAGAGGTTTGTCCTCACGAGGCGATATACAAAGACGATAGTACCGAAAATATAGAGGTTAATTATGAGATCTGTGTTAAATGTGGAAGGTGTGCAAGAGTGTGTAAAGAAGAAGCTCTGACTTTACCTCAATCAGAAGAAAGATTTCAAAAAGGCCTTGCTGAAGCTGCATATGCTGCTGTGAGTACATTCCAAAAAGGCAAGATTTTGTATATTAACTTTATATTAGAAGTTCAACCAGAATGTGATTGTATGCCTATGGCAGATACACCTGTTGTGCAAGATCAAGGAGTACTTGTTTCGGATGATATTGTTGCAATAGAAAAAGCAACTCTAGATATATTAAAAGAGGCAGAGCTACTTCCCGAATCAAAAGGATATGAAAAAGAAGTTAAAAAAGAAGAAGAACCCCTTGCAGCCATCAATGAGAAACACCCACAGTGGCATATAGATCATGCTGAAGAACTGGGGATGGGTACTAAAGATTATGAACTAATAAAAATAGATCAAAAACTCAAAAAAGAAGATGATAAGAAAAATAAAAAGTAA
- a CDS encoding histidine phosphatase family protein has product MNLLLIRHGATKANIDKRFQGTLDYPLSEAGTKQAELLANRLKNEKISKIYSSNLVRAKDTAEEIKRYHDNKLEIEVIPQLREYSWGIIEGLTREEIRLKYSELANKMEKNFWNTTIPEEEGILAFKERLQRVFNLLVERHLRDASDTNENIALVTHGRVLGGFIALITGYNLYDMPWPFVFSNASLTKVSVSYYSNEIRARIVLLNDICHIKGCEEGITY; this is encoded by the coding sequence ATGAACTTATTATTAATAAGACATGGAGCTACTAAAGCAAATATTGATAAAAGGTTTCAGGGGACCTTAGATTATCCATTATCAGAAGCTGGGACAAAACAAGCAGAGCTATTGGCAAATAGGCTAAAGAATGAAAAAATATCTAAAATATATTCTAGTAACTTAGTAAGGGCAAAAGATACAGCAGAAGAGATTAAAAGATACCATGATAACAAATTAGAAATAGAAGTTATCCCACAGCTAAGAGAATATAGTTGGGGCATAATAGAAGGGCTCACAAGAGAAGAAATAAGGTTGAAATATAGCGAATTAGCAAATAAAATGGAAAAAAACTTCTGGAATACAACTATACCTGAAGAGGAAGGAATACTTGCTTTTAAAGAAAGGCTTCAAAGAGTTTTTAATTTATTAGTCGAAAGACACTTGAGGGATGCATCTGATACGAATGAAAATATCGCTCTTGTGACCCACGGCAGGGTACTTGGTGGTTTCATTGCTTTAATTACAGGTTATAACTTATATGATATGCCCTGGCCTTTTGTCTTTAGTAACGCATCTTTAACTAAAGTTAGTGTTTCTTATTATAGTAATGAGATTAGAGCAAGAATAGTGCTTTTAAATGATATATGCCATATTAAAGGATGTGAAGAAGGGATAACTTATTAA
- a CDS encoding ferredoxin domain-containing protein, giving the protein MIIEGKAAEKKGLKQVAELICVAARTAPKGKGVDNIVTAVISDESLEKLQKEMYRIADEEGAEFFRRDAGCLENTPYIVLIGTKIEPVGVAPCGYCGYLNCKENKKNNGICAFNTGDLGIAIGSAVSKAADFRVDNRVLFTAGKAALNLGFLGEEVKIAYGIPLTSSGKNIFFDREKK; this is encoded by the coding sequence ATGATAATAGAAGGAAAAGCCGCTGAGAAAAAAGGTCTAAAACAGGTAGCAGAATTAATCTGCGTTGCAGCTAGAACTGCACCTAAAGGTAAAGGTGTTGATAATATTGTTACAGCAGTTATTTCTGATGAATCTTTAGAGAAACTTCAAAAGGAAATGTACAGGATAGCAGATGAAGAAGGGGCTGAATTTTTTAGAAGGGATGCGGGCTGCTTAGAAAATACACCCTATATAGTATTGATTGGAACTAAGATAGAACCTGTGGGAGTAGCCCCCTGTGGATACTGTGGTTATTTAAACTGTAAAGAAAATAAAAAGAATAATGGTATATGTGCTTTCAATACTGGGGATTTGGGTATTGCCATTGGTTCTGCTGTTAGCAAAGCTGCAGATTTTAGAGTGGATAATCGAGTGTTATTTACAGCAGGAAAAGCTGCTTTGAACTTAGGCTTTCTTGGGGAAGAGGTAAAAATTGCTTACGGGATACCTCTTACTTCTAGTGGTAAGAACATATTCTTCGACAGAGAGAAAAAATGA
- the yycI gene encoding two-component system regulatory protein YycI — MDWNKTKTILIFAFLCLNILLGYRLWFSGAESFSPWIVPEKKEEVLDYLQAKNISLKSDIPGEVQSKSFYEVRNKGFCEEKFFDDLELNLNEFEKTKNENFNLYMGPKDEVIYIYNSGMIKFYFPRGYTPVDSPIKSNYWHSTDKVFWGKDFVNTISVPDNVFLEQIYFGDENQIELLYHQKNEDENFYGGYLRLIITPNGIIRGQFFWLDFKGKSEDSIEIIPATTALLRLESHLPSGVENVIKEVSFGYYTQEFYADKWDALPAWKFKLQDRIYYINAFTGELEGKIEAFE, encoded by the coding sequence ATGGATTGGAATAAAACAAAAACAATATTAATCTTTGCTTTTTTATGCCTTAATATTTTATTAGGTTATCGATTGTGGTTCTCAGGGGCTGAATCTTTCTCCCCGTGGATAGTTCCAGAAAAAAAGGAGGAGGTTTTGGACTACCTTCAAGCAAAGAATATTTCTCTAAAAAGTGATATTCCAGGTGAAGTACAGTCTAAGAGTTTTTATGAGGTAAGAAATAAAGGTTTTTGTGAAGAAAAGTTTTTTGATGACCTAGAACTAAATTTAAATGAGTTTGAGAAAACAAAAAATGAAAATTTTAATTTATACATGGGCCCCAAGGATGAGGTGATATATATATATAACTCTGGAATGATCAAATTCTATTTTCCAAGAGGTTATACTCCTGTGGATTCTCCTATAAAAAGTAATTATTGGCATTCAACAGATAAAGTTTTTTGGGGGAAAGATTTTGTTAATACTATTTCTGTACCAGATAATGTTTTTTTGGAACAGATATATTTTGGAGATGAGAACCAAATTGAACTATTGTACCACCAAAAAAATGAAGATGAGAATTTTTACGGTGGTTATCTGAGACTTATCATTACACCTAATGGGATTATAAGAGGCCAATTTTTTTGGCTTGACTTCAAAGGGAAGTCTGAGGATTCTATAGAAATAATACCTGCTACTACGGCACTATTAAGATTGGAAAGTCATTTGCCTTCCGGGGTAGAAAATGTAATTAAAGAGGTAAGTTTTGGATATTATACTCAAGAATTTTATGCAGATAAATGGGATGCTTTACCTGCTTGGAAATTTAAATTGCAAGATAGAATTTATTATATAAATGCATTTACTGGTGAATTAGAAGGAAAAATAGAAGCTTTTGAGTAG
- the yycH gene encoding two-component system activity regulator YycH: MLEHFKTILLITLVISSIVLSGQLWMGSSHYELADEPTSERIDYGEKAQIFEQIAPTEILLRLKGEALDEKVADVNETITSDELDILTDAEDNSRKSDIIYSFRKNTKRYSHIWNILKEDFFETLIEQNLSIEIYDKEDISDKLENDYNELILKFDFPIVEIIKENLKTSQIMNYEFNDFDKLTIYLDNSFEIIGIFLKDCKNENRLLKLELNEELGIMREKLSENLNLENDGPGETLTASELIDQIDTNEILLDLSENGKFDIDKLSKDQFSFSIEKSCEITLPEMTEYMVKKEIGYEELDKERLAKAFFHDLSFVRKIDEWDGGLIYTDGQKALRFLPGGGFEYDAPHATDLTKTTREGINIKQAIEKSGEYISLYGGWNENLLIENLNFAGENQIRDEGNFETSYRYYHEGYPIINMESIKIDFNFQGTFNYFRMLPGNIEPVNQNHEDMQENIKKTLLEPEEILLNWLKDKLSGELKGKIEDFDEEKQIDEDKQIEITVDVKDIKYAYYKQEDQNILIPVLVIESDSNKYVFDALDGGVIVEK; this comes from the coding sequence ATGCTAGAACACTTTAAAACGATACTTCTTATAACATTAGTAATATCTTCTATAGTCTTAAGTGGTCAATTATGGATGGGATCGTCTCATTATGAGTTAGCAGATGAGCCAACATCAGAGCGAATTGATTATGGGGAAAAAGCGCAAATCTTTGAACAGATTGCACCCACTGAAATATTACTAAGATTAAAAGGCGAAGCTTTAGACGAAAAAGTAGCAGATGTGAATGAGACTATTACTTCAGATGAACTTGATATTCTTACAGATGCAGAAGACAACTCACGAAAAAGTGATATTATATATTCTTTTAGAAAAAACACAAAAAGATATAGTCATATATGGAATATACTAAAAGAAGATTTTTTTGAAACGTTAATTGAACAAAACCTGTCAATTGAAATTTATGATAAAGAAGACATATCAGATAAATTAGAGAATGATTATAATGAATTGATCTTAAAATTTGACTTTCCCATAGTCGAAATAATAAAAGAAAATTTGAAGACTTCTCAAATCATGAATTATGAATTTAATGATTTTGACAAGCTGACAATTTATCTTGATAACAGCTTTGAAATAATAGGAATCTTTTTGAAAGATTGCAAAAATGAAAATAGATTATTAAAATTAGAACTTAACGAGGAATTGGGTATCATGAGGGAAAAACTTAGTGAAAACTTAAATCTAGAAAATGATGGACCTGGTGAAACTTTAACTGCATCTGAATTAATTGATCAGATTGACACAAATGAAATTCTATTAGATTTAAGCGAAAATGGTAAATTTGATATTGATAAACTTAGTAAAGATCAGTTCTCCTTTTCAATTGAGAAAAGTTGTGAAATTACTTTGCCTGAGATGACTGAATATATGGTCAAAAAAGAAATAGGGTATGAAGAATTAGATAAAGAACGATTAGCTAAGGCTTTCTTTCATGATTTATCTTTTGTTAGAAAGATAGATGAATGGGATGGTGGTTTGATTTATACTGATGGACAAAAAGCGTTACGTTTTTTACCTGGAGGAGGCTTTGAATATGATGCGCCGCATGCAACAGATTTAACAAAAACAACAAGGGAAGGTATAAATATAAAACAAGCCATTGAAAAAAGCGGCGAATATATTTCTTTGTATGGCGGTTGGAATGAAAATCTGCTAATAGAAAATTTAAACTTTGCAGGAGAAAATCAAATTAGAGATGAAGGAAATTTTGAAACAAGCTATAGGTATTATCATGAAGGCTATCCCATTATTAATATGGAATCAATTAAAATAGATTTCAATTTTCAGGGAACTTTTAATTATTTCAGAATGCTTCCAGGAAATATTGAACCAGTAAATCAAAATCATGAAGACATGCAAGAAAATATAAAAAAAACACTTTTAGAACCAGAAGAAATTTTACTTAACTGGTTAAAAGACAAACTATCGGGTGAATTAAAAGGAAAAATTGAAGACTTTGATGAAGAAAAACAAATAGATGAAGATAAACAAATTGAAATTACAGTGGATGTTAAAGATATAAAATATGCTTATTATAAACAAGAAGATCAAAATATTTTAATCCCGGTTTTGGTTATTGAAAGTGACTCTAATAAATATGTTTTCGATGCTTTAGACGGCGGAGTAATTGTAGAAAAGTAA
- a CDS encoding ATP-binding protein translates to MLKSIQWKLVFIYLLLILIAMELISVYLLDSLENYYLNDYRESMKSQSQLVGTLLKRHMDDDDIDREYMDSLIEELGKETEKEIILLDQNGRVITTTGADSELEGKLILEHEITRSLSGNTGTDIRINPQTNYREKYMAMPIEEGQQILGVVYMIGSLEKIDLTMEEVRTILFSGTLIAMLITAILGFMLAKTITDPIKEVTLTAEAMAKGDFDKRIDIKGDDEVGSLGKMFNFLASRLDKTLKEISSEKGKVERILEQMTDGVIVVDDDYNVIHMNPAAKQMLGFINNLMTKEEFLRAQKAIEDKNKETFITSVNDQILKAQVVPYKSQDNSQKGIIIVLNDITEQEELIKMKQEFIENVSHELRTPLTSIKSYVETLLDGAMEDRSNSYRFLNVIENETSRMVSMINDLLVLSRLDKKEDIINFREVEINELVQRSIENIEGMAERKELKLKSDFYPEKLWISGDKNRIIQVLTNVLENAIKYTPAGGSISASTNLNKEGVKIIVEDSGIGIPDSDLNRVFERFYRVDKARSREKGGTGLGLAISREIIKAHGGKIKAYSKEGEGTTIELLFPFKTEKNIRRA, encoded by the coding sequence ATGCTTAAAAGTATACAGTGGAAACTGGTGTTTATTTATCTTTTATTAATCTTAATTGCTATGGAACTTATCAGCGTTTATCTTTTGGATTCACTAGAAAATTATTATTTGAATGATTACAGGGAAAGCATGAAGTCACAATCTCAGCTTGTTGGGACTTTGTTAAAAAGGCATATGGATGATGATGATATTGACAGAGAGTATATGGATTCTTTGATTGAGGAGTTAGGTAAAGAAACTGAAAAAGAGATTATTCTCCTTGATCAAAATGGGAGAGTAATAACCACAACAGGAGCTGACTCTGAGTTAGAAGGTAAACTAATCTTAGAACACGAAATAACTAGGTCTCTTTCAGGAAATACAGGCACCGACATCAGGATAAACCCTCAAACTAATTATAGAGAAAAATACATGGCAATGCCAATTGAAGAAGGACAACAGATTTTAGGTGTAGTTTATATGATTGGTTCCTTAGAAAAAATTGACCTTACCATGGAGGAGGTCAGGACCATATTATTTTCTGGCACATTAATTGCGATGTTAATAACAGCAATACTAGGGTTTATGCTAGCTAAAACCATAACTGACCCAATTAAAGAAGTAACTTTGACAGCAGAAGCAATGGCCAAAGGAGATTTTGATAAACGTATTGATATAAAGGGTGATGACGAAGTTGGAAGTCTTGGCAAGATGTTTAATTTTCTTGCTTCTAGGTTGGACAAGACTTTAAAAGAAATTTCGTCAGAGAAAGGCAAGGTAGAAAGAATTTTAGAGCAGATGACAGATGGTGTGATAGTTGTTGACGATGATTATAATGTTATTCATATGAATCCCGCTGCTAAACAAATGCTTGGTTTTATAAACAACCTTATGACTAAAGAAGAATTTTTAAGGGCGCAAAAGGCAATTGAAGATAAAAACAAAGAAACATTTATTACTTCAGTCAATGATCAAATTTTGAAAGCCCAGGTTGTACCTTATAAAAGTCAGGATAATAGTCAAAAAGGGATTATAATAGTATTAAACGATATTACAGAACAAGAAGAGTTAATTAAAATGAAGCAAGAATTCATAGAAAATGTGTCTCATGAGCTTAGAACTCCACTGACATCAATAAAAAGTTACGTAGAAACTCTTTTGGATGGAGCAATGGAAGATAGATCAAACTCTTACAGGTTTTTGAATGTTATTGAAAATGAAACCTCTAGAATGGTTAGCATGATAAATGATTTATTGGTTTTGTCTAGATTAGACAAAAAGGAAGACATAATAAATTTTAGAGAAGTGGAGATTAATGAGCTTGTCCAAAGGTCGATAGAAAATATAGAAGGAATGGCAGAAAGAAAAGAACTTAAACTAAAATCAGATTTTTACCCAGAAAAATTATGGATATCTGGTGATAAAAACAGAATAATACAAGTGTTAACTAATGTCTTAGAGAATGCAATAAAATATACTCCGGCGGGAGGAAGTATCAGTGCATCTACAAACTTAAATAAAGAAGGTGTGAAAATTATAGTAGAAGACAGTGGTATAGGGATACCAGATAGTGATTTAAACAGGGTTTTTGAAAGATTTTATAGAGTAGATAAAGCGAGATCTAGAGAAAAAGGTGGTACAGGCCTTGGACTTGCAATTTCCCGGGAAATAATCAAAGCTCACGGAGGAAAGATTAAAGCTTATAGTAAAGAAGGAGAAGGGACAACTATTGAACTGTTATTCCCTTTCAAAACCGAGAAAAATATCAGGAGGGCCTAA
- a CDS encoding response regulator, producing the protein MSRILIIEDEKPIADIIQFNLENEGYKVITAFNGEEGVNKFREEDPDLIVLDLMLPDKDGLTACKEIRKESVVPILVLTAKDSEVDRVIGLEMGADDYVTKPFSNRELLARVKAILRRVDYGNKTEDKREKNVVKIGDIRIDFKKAVVEKNGEAIELTNREFKLLSYFVNNRGEILTRDRLLDHVWGYEYLGDDRTVDVTIRRLREKVEDDPGSPSYIITKRGMGYYFRRTENNA; encoded by the coding sequence ATGTCCAGGATACTTATTATAGAAGATGAAAAACCAATAGCCGATATAATTCAATTTAACCTTGAAAATGAAGGTTATAAAGTAATTACGGCTTTTAATGGAGAAGAAGGGGTAAATAAATTTAGAGAAGAAGATCCTGATTTAATAGTATTGGATTTAATGCTACCAGATAAAGATGGGCTTACTGCATGTAAAGAAATTAGAAAAGAAAGCGTTGTGCCTATACTGGTCTTGACAGCCAAAGATTCGGAAGTAGACAGAGTTATTGGCCTTGAAATGGGAGCAGATGACTATGTAACAAAACCTTTTAGTAATAGAGAGTTATTAGCGAGAGTAAAAGCTATTTTGAGAAGAGTTGACTACGGTAATAAAACTGAAGATAAGCGTGAAAAGAATGTAGTAAAAATTGGAGATATAAGGATAGACTTTAAAAAAGCTGTCGTGGAAAAAAATGGCGAGGCGATTGAACTAACAAACAGAGAATTCAAACTTTTAAGTTATTTTGTTAATAATCGAGGAGAAATACTGACTAGAGATAGGCTATTAGATCATGTATGGGGTTATGAATACTTAGGTGATGATAGAACTGTTGATGTGACAATTAGAAGATTAAGAGAAAAAGTTGAAGACGATCCGGGTTCTCCTAGTTATATTATAACAAAAAGAGGGATGGGGTACTACTTTAGGAGGACTGAAAATAATGCTTAA
- a CDS encoding NusG domain II-containing protein, with protein sequence MEIKSYLKYIKLGDIIITVFLIASVIVSSGWFWFGNDYNERVVIVEVEGQVVEEMSFPSEGEEKVVTVDVPRGEANIELENNRVRVQRMPRETCPQGICADTGWIEHTGQTIACVPNQMVVYIETPEDEEREFDGITG encoded by the coding sequence ATGGAAATAAAAAGTTATTTAAAATATATAAAATTAGGAGACATTATAATTACTGTCTTTCTTATAGCATCAGTTATTGTTAGCAGTGGTTGGTTTTGGTTTGGGAATGATTATAATGAGCGAGTTGTAATTGTAGAAGTAGAAGGACAGGTGGTTGAAGAAATGTCTTTTCCCTCCGAGGGAGAAGAGAAAGTGGTTACAGTTGATGTTCCCAGGGGGGAAGCGAATATTGAGCTAGAAAATAATAGAGTAAGAGTACAGAGAATGCCTAGAGAAACTTGTCCTCAGGGAATTTGCGCTGACACCGGTTGGATTGAACATACAGGCCAGACGATAGCCTGCGTACCAAATCAAATGGTGGTGTATATAGAAACTCCTGAAGACGAAGAAAGAGAGTTTGATGGCATTACTGGTTAA